The following coding sequences lie in one Natrarchaeobius halalkaliphilus genomic window:
- a CDS encoding universal stress protein has translation MYQVLLPVDSNEDRAIDAANVVRSLPGPPGDVHVTILNVQKELDVSDGDGNARSEDWYDETDFPPAIDAVKRHLEDDGFVVETRREHTDPAEGIITVAAEIGADQIVMSGRKRTPAGKVLFGSVTQSVLLNAETSVTAVMTDD, from the coding sequence ATGTACCAGGTGTTGCTTCCGGTCGATTCGAACGAAGACCGCGCGATCGATGCGGCGAACGTCGTTAGGTCGTTACCCGGCCCTCCCGGCGACGTTCACGTGACGATTCTCAACGTGCAAAAAGAACTCGACGTGTCCGATGGCGACGGGAACGCACGCTCCGAAGACTGGTACGACGAAACGGACTTTCCACCCGCCATCGATGCAGTGAAACGGCACCTGGAAGACGACGGATTCGTCGTGGAGACGCGACGAGAACACACCGATCCTGCGGAGGGGATCATCACGGTCGCCGCGGAGATCGGTGCAGATCAGATCGTCATGTCGGGACGAAAGCGCACACCGGCGGGAAAGGTGCTCTTTGGCAGCGTCACGCAATCGGTGTTACTCAACGCCGAGACGTCCGTGACGGCCGTCATGACTGACGACTGA
- a CDS encoding helix-turn-helix domain-containing protein yields the protein MSVIATISVPTTEFPFGTLLEADPETTLTVETTVPTSTGAVPYLWISAPQPDCVVGAIDAASTVESVSIVDRMNGHVLVSIDWIDRINGVLRAIERGDAIVTSAVGTHEGWSFRLRFPAYEELSTFYTDCADRGISIELVQLHETVSPDCDGRFGLTAAQRELVIAAYESGYFDVPRETTLVELGDRFGISDSAVSQRLRRGLAALIDTTMAVETDTQKSVNSDGQATPETGTETD from the coding sequence ATGAGCGTCATCGCGACGATTTCGGTCCCTACGACGGAGTTCCCGTTCGGAACCTTGCTCGAGGCGGATCCGGAAACGACCCTTACTGTGGAGACGACGGTTCCGACGAGCACCGGTGCAGTCCCGTACCTCTGGATCTCTGCACCTCAGCCCGACTGCGTCGTTGGCGCGATTGACGCCGCATCCACCGTCGAATCCGTCTCGATCGTCGATCGGATGAACGGCCACGTCCTCGTGTCGATCGACTGGATCGATCGGATCAACGGCGTTTTACGGGCGATCGAACGCGGTGACGCGATCGTCACCAGCGCCGTCGGAACACACGAGGGATGGTCGTTTCGGCTTCGTTTCCCCGCATACGAGGAACTTTCTACGTTCTATACGGACTGTGCCGATCGTGGCATCTCGATCGAACTCGTTCAGCTTCACGAAACGGTCAGTCCGGACTGTGACGGACGGTTCGGGCTGACCGCAGCCCAGCGTGAACTCGTGATCGCGGCCTACGAGTCGGGCTACTTCGACGTTCCTCGAGAGACCACGCTCGTCGAACTCGGGGATCGGTTCGGAATCTCCGATTCGGCGGTCTCACAGCGGCTTCGACGCGGGCTCGCTGCCCTGATCGATACCACGATGGCCGTCGAGACGGACACACAGAAGTCGGTGAACTCTGACGGACAGGCGACGCCCGAGACCGGGACCGAGACGGACTAG
- the dinB gene encoding DNA polymerase IV, which produces MAHGSRLPGVERADGADRIVCHVDADCFYASCERLREPKLRGEPVVVGMGYEPGDTVGAVATASYEARAVGVESAQAISTALERLPRRASVDLDSDADSSSDLELEETGYYRPVDMDYYESVAADVREILHECADVVREVSIDEAYLDVTSRTAWEVADGFARHVKDRVRREVGLTVSVGVAPSMSAAKIASDFDKPDGLTVVQPDEVREFLTSLPVELLHGVGPVTARELREMGLETAGDVAAADPEPLVERFGERGRELFDRARGEDDRRVEPKGKPKSFSREAAFPEPVEEPKPKYDQIETLAAAVADRARREGALYRTVGVKAVTPPYDVNTRERSVPGPIDDPDLVGRLARDLFTEFDDSPVRKLGVRVANLEFASVDQASLDSWETDRDERTALGRTEGESSASGNERTDIEGGDERTEADDETTAGVFLTDLPDDQTSLSDFC; this is translated from the coding sequence ATGGCTCACGGATCGCGATTGCCCGGCGTCGAACGAGCGGACGGCGCCGATCGAATCGTCTGTCACGTCGACGCCGATTGCTTCTATGCGTCGTGCGAGCGGCTTCGCGAGCCGAAACTGCGCGGCGAACCCGTCGTCGTCGGAATGGGATACGAGCCGGGAGACACCGTCGGAGCCGTCGCGACCGCAAGCTACGAAGCTCGAGCGGTCGGCGTCGAAAGCGCACAGGCTATTTCGACGGCGCTCGAGCGGCTTCCGCGGCGGGCTTCCGTCGACCTCGATAGCGACGCCGACTCGAGTTCCGACCTCGAACTCGAGGAAACCGGATACTATCGCCCGGTCGATATGGATTACTACGAGTCCGTCGCGGCCGACGTCCGCGAGATCCTCCACGAGTGTGCCGACGTCGTCCGGGAGGTGAGTATCGACGAGGCCTATCTCGACGTCACGAGTCGAACGGCCTGGGAGGTCGCAGACGGCTTCGCCCGTCACGTCAAAGACCGAGTCCGTCGGGAGGTCGGGCTCACCGTCAGCGTCGGCGTCGCACCGTCGATGAGCGCAGCGAAGATCGCAAGCGACTTCGATAAACCGGACGGACTGACGGTCGTCCAACCCGACGAAGTCCGCGAGTTCCTCACGTCGCTCCCCGTCGAGTTGCTCCACGGCGTCGGTCCCGTAACCGCACGCGAACTCCGGGAGATGGGTCTCGAGACGGCCGGTGACGTCGCGGCGGCGGATCCGGAGCCGCTGGTCGAGCGCTTTGGCGAGCGAGGACGGGAGCTCTTCGACCGTGCACGCGGTGAGGACGACCGGCGCGTCGAGCCGAAGGGAAAGCCAAAGAGCTTTTCGCGAGAAGCCGCCTTCCCGGAGCCAGTCGAAGAGCCGAAACCGAAGTACGACCAGATCGAAACGCTCGCGGCGGCTGTTGCCGATCGGGCTCGCCGCGAGGGTGCGCTGTACCGGACTGTCGGCGTCAAAGCCGTCACGCCGCCGTACGACGTCAACACCCGCGAGCGATCGGTACCCGGTCCCATCGACGATCCCGACCTCGTCGGCCGACTCGCACGCGACCTCTTTACCGAGTTCGACGACAGTCCGGTGCGAAAACTCGGCGTCCGCGTCGCGAACCTCGAGTTCGCATCGGTCGACCAGGCCAGCCTCGATAGCTGGGAGACGGATCGGGACGAACGGACGGCCCTCGGACGGACAGAGGGCGAATCCAGCGCAAGTGGGAACGAACGGACCGATATCGAGGGTGGAGACGAACGGACCGAAGCGGACGACGAAACGACTGCTGGTGTGTTTTTGACGGATCTCCCGGACGACCAGACGTCGCTGTCGGATTTCTGCTAG
- the fdhF gene encoding formate dehydrogenase subunit alpha: MTGEKHDSVKTICPYCGVGCGIQVKQGDEPGDVQFMPWGDAPVNEGRICIKGGAATEVVDHEDRLTEPLIREDGEFREASWDECYEYVVSELERIHDDYGPDAMGFFGSSKTMNEENYLLQKIARRYGTNNVDNCTRMCHASTVWALRTSLGAGAMTNSMHDLREEADVFWIQGANPGEQHPIANSQYFRQAVLEGATVIQVDPHANKTTRSFQIDETDRHMHLQLEPGTDIPLLNVVLKTILEKHEANPDAGWIDEEFVEERTEGFEHLRGTLEDVDVEAAAEECGVPLEQIELAAETYAMADNAAIFTGMGMSQHRCGVDNVQNEINLALVTGNVGRPGTGVNPLRGQNNVQGTCDVGAMPNVLPGYQLVDDDEARKSVEDVWGFDVPPEPGLTNVEVSHEFGNSVRGLYVMGENPVMSEPDANRVAERIQDLEFVVVQDIFMTETAEYADVILPATTWAERAGTVTNTDRRVQRMRGVEKVHENTKHDLEILSEVGSRLFGPEGFDFDDPEDVFEELRQVCPIYHGMTYELLDETGLHWPCYEPGDEGDPFLYAEEFDTESGLGHIEGVSHTPPAETPDNEYPLILTTARLEEHYNTGTMSRRSPTLNRQRPENFVDVHPADAERYGIEDGDEVTLTSRRGEISVVAQVTDDIKEGVVWTTPHFAAASANRLTNDVLDERAKIPEYKAAAAEIEVGLESTSAERSADD, from the coding sequence ATGACAGGAGAAAAACATGATTCGGTCAAGACGATCTGTCCGTACTGCGGCGTCGGATGTGGTATTCAGGTCAAACAGGGCGACGAACCGGGTGACGTCCAATTTATGCCGTGGGGCGATGCACCGGTCAACGAGGGTCGAATCTGCATCAAAGGCGGCGCGGCGACGGAGGTCGTCGATCACGAAGACCGCTTGACCGAGCCACTCATCAGGGAAGACGGGGAGTTCCGCGAAGCCAGTTGGGACGAGTGCTACGAGTACGTCGTCTCCGAACTCGAGCGGATCCACGACGACTACGGGCCGGACGCGATGGGCTTTTTCGGATCCTCGAAGACGATGAACGAGGAGAACTACCTCCTCCAGAAGATCGCCCGCCGGTACGGTACGAACAACGTCGACAACTGCACGCGGATGTGTCACGCCTCAACCGTCTGGGCGCTCCGAACCAGCCTGGGTGCGGGCGCGATGACCAACAGCATGCACGACCTTCGCGAGGAGGCCGACGTGTTCTGGATCCAGGGGGCGAATCCGGGCGAACAGCATCCCATCGCGAACAGTCAGTACTTCCGTCAGGCCGTCCTCGAGGGAGCGACCGTCATCCAGGTTGACCCCCACGCGAACAAGACGACGCGATCGTTCCAGATCGACGAGACGGACCGACACATGCACCTCCAGCTGGAGCCGGGGACCGACATCCCCCTGCTCAACGTCGTCCTGAAGACGATTCTCGAGAAACACGAAGCGAACCCCGACGCGGGATGGATCGACGAGGAGTTCGTCGAAGAACGGACCGAAGGCTTCGAGCACCTACGAGGGACGCTCGAGGACGTCGACGTCGAGGCGGCCGCCGAGGAGTGTGGCGTTCCGCTCGAGCAGATCGAACTGGCCGCCGAGACGTACGCGATGGCGGACAACGCGGCGATCTTCACCGGGATGGGAATGAGCCAACACCGCTGTGGCGTCGACAACGTCCAGAACGAAATCAACCTGGCGCTCGTGACGGGCAACGTCGGCCGGCCCGGCACCGGCGTCAATCCGCTGCGCGGTCAGAACAACGTCCAGGGAACCTGTGACGTGGGTGCGATGCCCAACGTGCTGCCGGGGTACCAGCTCGTCGACGACGACGAGGCTCGGAAGTCGGTCGAGGACGTCTGGGGATTCGACGTTCCTCCCGAACCGGGACTGACGAACGTCGAAGTCTCCCACGAGTTCGGCAATTCGGTCCGCGGTCTCTACGTTATGGGCGAAAATCCCGTCATGTCCGAACCCGACGCGAACCGCGTCGCAGAACGGATTCAGGACCTCGAGTTCGTGGTCGTCCAGGACATCTTCATGACCGAGACGGCGGAGTACGCCGACGTGATTCTTCCGGCGACGACGTGGGCCGAACGCGCCGGCACCGTCACGAACACGGATCGGCGCGTCCAGCGAATGCGCGGCGTCGAGAAGGTCCACGAAAACACCAAACACGACCTCGAAATCCTTTCGGAGGTCGGTAGTCGGCTGTTCGGACCCGAAGGGTTCGACTTCGACGATCCCGAGGACGTCTTCGAGGAACTTCGCCAGGTCTGTCCGATATATCACGGAATGACCTACGAGTTGCTCGACGAAACGGGACTGCACTGGCCCTGTTACGAACCGGGTGACGAGGGTGATCCGTTCCTCTACGCCGAGGAGTTCGACACCGAAAGCGGGCTCGGTCACATCGAGGGTGTCAGCCACACGCCGCCGGCCGAGACGCCGGACAACGAGTACCCGCTGATCCTGACGACCGCTCGGCTCGAAGAACACTATAACACGGGGACGATGAGTCGGCGATCACCGACCCTCAACAGACAGAGGCCCGAGAACTTCGTCGACGTCCACCCCGCCGACGCCGAACGCTACGGCATCGAGGACGGCGACGAGGTAACCCTCACCTCGAGACGCGGCGAGATTTCGGTCGTCGCACAGGTCACCGACGACATCAAAGAGGGTGTCGTCTGGACGACGCCGCACTTCGCCGCGGCGTCCGCAAATCGCCTCACCAACGACGTTCTCGACGAGCGAGCGAAGATCCCCGAGTACAAGGCTGCCGCAGCAGAAATCGAGGTCGGTCTCGAGTCGACGTCAGCCGAGCGTTCAGCGGACGACTGA
- a CDS encoding DUF5815 family protein produces MVEPRVPGSGTDRRLELPCGETIDPHEIDLGMREYTCSCGTAHAVVTDVHPPSRFFPESLVSVLRETIETADEFDQFGTPHLMGVVLEEFPDRTAVHDASGDGAVGYSMVWISDFDARRLHEIVVELVVELMEHAISHAEDDHSRTQFESQMLEFDVSEFVDQYRAQREFETEHDRAL; encoded by the coding sequence ATGGTAGAACCCCGCGTACCGGGTTCCGGCACCGATCGCCGTCTCGAGCTCCCCTGTGGTGAGACGATCGATCCACACGAGATCGATCTCGGAATGCGCGAGTACACCTGTTCCTGTGGGACGGCACACGCCGTCGTCACCGACGTTCACCCACCGTCGCGGTTCTTCCCGGAATCGCTCGTCTCCGTGCTTCGAGAAACGATCGAAACCGCAGACGAGTTCGACCAGTTCGGAACGCCACATCTGATGGGCGTCGTCCTCGAGGAGTTCCCCGACCGCACCGCCGTCCACGATGCGAGCGGCGACGGTGCCGTTGGCTACTCGATGGTGTGGATCAGCGACTTCGACGCCCGTCGACTCCACGAGATCGTGGTCGAACTCGTGGTCGAACTCATGGAACACGCGATCAGCCACGCCGAAGACGATCACTCGAGAACGCAGTTCGAATCACAGATGCTCGAGTTCGACGTCAGCGAGTTCGTCGATCAGTACCGAGCACAGCGGGAGTTCGAAACCGAACACGACCGAGCACTCTGA
- a CDS encoding uracil-DNA glycosylase family protein encodes MGSRSVSLSVRNVTDRTSNPFGLRPPFDRTEPTERTAVFGYGDANADFHVIGDYPGNHGGTRTGVPFTETDAGSAIQDVLRELEFVHGFRERPDLENLYLSYVHMCCLPDGHEPTESEYAELERFFDAELRAINAHVLLPVGERPTDHVLREYTTQRDRLEFDMPTLHANEVRGRGFMVVPIRDPSEWTDGDREALVSKLESILESDYRQTKGVATSIG; translated from the coding sequence ATGGGTTCACGGAGCGTTTCCCTATCCGTGAGAAACGTCACTGACAGGACGAGCAATCCGTTCGGCCTGCGTCCGCCGTTCGACCGGACGGAGCCGACCGAACGAACGGCGGTTTTCGGGTACGGCGACGCCAACGCCGATTTCCACGTCATCGGGGATTATCCCGGTAACCACGGTGGAACGCGTACGGGCGTTCCGTTCACGGAAACCGATGCCGGTTCGGCGATCCAGGACGTCCTTCGAGAACTCGAGTTCGTTCACGGCTTTCGGGAGCGGCCTGATCTCGAGAACTTGTACCTGAGCTACGTTCACATGTGTTGTCTGCCCGACGGACACGAGCCGACCGAGTCGGAGTACGCCGAACTCGAACGGTTCTTCGACGCCGAACTCCGGGCGATCAACGCACACGTCCTGTTACCGGTCGGAGAGCGACCGACCGACCACGTCCTTCGGGAGTACACCACCCAGCGAGACCGCCTCGAGTTCGACATGCCGACGCTTCACGCGAACGAGGTCCGTGGAAGGGGGTTCATGGTCGTTCCGATCCGCGACCCGTCCGAGTGGACCGACGGCGACCGCGAGGCGCTGGTCTCGAAGCTCGAGTCGATCCTCGAGAGCGACTATCGACAGACGAAGGGCGTTGCGACGAGTATCGGATGA
- a CDS encoding ATP-binding protein, which yields MPAFVNREQELDRLHELYGSDSAELSVVYGRRRMGKTALVVKSIENRDDAVYHQAAHGTTEQQLDSFIADAATVFPGVNRIRKDWENVLTYLAEQDAIVILDEFPYLVDENEALPSLIQRLWDHNVEETAASFVLTGSAIGMIHKIALDGSSPLYGRISKRPNGKLEIGPLPFAAAMEFFPNYAPAEQVIAYGVFGGTPEYLRAVDDAQSLQGNITETLLLRDGGLHEEPEDVLYRELDEVDRYFAVLKAMAEGNHKRNEIIQAAGINANSASYYLSRLRELQIIEQEYPVTVDPSRSRNSRYRIRDQLFAFWFRFVHGRSSRYEVFGADAYDELVEPHLPDFVSTTFECLCQRAVLYEYGDVYRFTEVPDRWWDTDGREIDMVAPTNDGTLLVGEAKFQQQPMGYDVLAQLEQEAPEVEWSPTDGDVNYEYALFSRSGFASSLEEAAEKRDDLGLFTVDDVVETLSD from the coding sequence ATGCCCGCCTTCGTCAACCGAGAACAGGAACTCGACAGGCTCCACGAGTTGTACGGGAGTGATTCTGCGGAATTGAGCGTCGTCTACGGGCGTCGGCGGATGGGAAAGACAGCTCTCGTCGTCAAATCTATCGAAAATCGTGATGACGCCGTGTATCATCAGGCCGCACACGGGACGACGGAGCAGCAACTCGACTCCTTCATCGCTGATGCTGCAACGGTGTTCCCGGGAGTCAACCGAATTCGGAAAGACTGGGAGAACGTTCTCACGTATCTCGCTGAACAGGACGCGATCGTGATCCTCGACGAGTTCCCGTACCTCGTAGACGAGAACGAAGCGCTCCCGTCTCTCATCCAGCGGCTCTGGGACCACAACGTCGAAGAGACGGCTGCGAGCTTCGTGCTGACTGGGTCGGCAATCGGGATGATACACAAGATAGCGCTCGACGGGAGTTCACCACTGTACGGCCGTATCTCCAAACGACCGAACGGGAAACTCGAAATCGGCCCGCTCCCGTTCGCTGCCGCGATGGAGTTCTTCCCGAATTACGCGCCGGCCGAACAGGTAATCGCGTACGGCGTGTTCGGGGGAACACCGGAGTACCTCAGGGCCGTGGACGACGCGCAGTCACTACAGGGGAACATTACGGAAACCCTACTGCTCCGTGACGGCGGCCTCCACGAGGAACCCGAGGACGTTCTGTACCGGGAACTGGACGAGGTGGATCGGTATTTCGCCGTTCTGAAAGCGATGGCCGAGGGGAATCATAAGCGAAACGAGATCATCCAGGCCGCCGGGATCAACGCCAACAGCGCGAGTTACTACCTCTCGCGCCTGCGGGAACTCCAGATAATCGAGCAGGAGTATCCGGTTACCGTTGACCCGTCCCGGAGCCGGAACAGCCGATATCGAATCCGAGACCAACTGTTCGCGTTCTGGTTCCGGTTCGTACACGGCCGTTCGTCCCGGTACGAAGTGTTTGGGGCGGATGCGTACGACGAACTCGTCGAACCCCATCTCCCGGACTTCGTCAGTACGACGTTCGAATGTCTCTGTCAACGAGCAGTTCTTTACGAGTACGGGGATGTCTACAGGTTCACGGAAGTCCCGGATCGGTGGTGGGACACCGACGGACGCGAGATCGATATGGTGGCCCCGACGAACGACGGGACCTTACTGGTCGGGGAAGCGAAGTTCCAGCAACAGCCGATGGGGTACGATGTTCTCGCCCAGCTTGAGCAAGAGGCTCCAGAAGTCGAGTGGTCGCCGACCGACGGCGACGTGAACTACGAATACGCACTGTTCAGTCGAAGCGGGTTCGCGTCGTCACTGGAGGAAGCAGCCGAGAAGCGCGACGACCTCGGTCTCTTCACGGTTGACGATGTCGTCGAGACACTGTCCGATTGA
- a CDS encoding transcription factor S, producing MQFCDDCGSMMKASGERMICTNDDCGASTERNRDREDEFVTTESQTDGDVIESSEDANFEGKPKASDVVCDECGNQEAWYTLKQTASADEPPTRFFKCTECGHRWREYN from the coding sequence ATGCAGTTCTGTGACGACTGTGGCTCGATGATGAAAGCCAGCGGCGAGCGCATGATCTGTACGAACGACGACTGCGGGGCGTCGACCGAACGGAACCGTGACCGAGAGGACGAGTTCGTCACGACGGAGTCACAGACCGACGGAGACGTGATCGAATCCAGCGAGGACGCCAATTTCGAGGGAAAGCCGAAGGCGTCGGACGTTGTCTGTGACGAGTGTGGCAATCAGGAGGCGTGGTATACGTTGAAACAGACGGCTTCTGCGGACGAACCGCCGACCCGATTCTTCAAGTGCACCGAATGTGGTCACCGGTGGCGAGAGTACAATTGA
- a CDS encoding beta-ribofuranosylaminobenzene 5'-phosphate synthase family protein, producing MSRATVSTGARLHVGFQNLSLARSRLYGGIGIALEEPRVSVIARSADTVIADDPLAGSYATRACDVLDVPGVELGLEEELPRHVGLGSGTQLALSTLAATARAHDLEVSLRELAPEMGRGGRSGVGVATFEGGGFVVDAGHPTTRFTTEPPIEGDWTVPPVVARHDLPSEWRFLVVVPNGDPGRSGEDEDESLRAVIERADPAVADEIAGVITRKLLPAATEGRLEAFGEAIAEIGRKNGSWYTDAQGGVFRPPAGALVEALERCHVLSGVGQSSWGPVVYGLTDRAHAEEAVAAAENALERCGLEGRIVLSAATSTGARIRTDDPE from the coding sequence ATGTCCAGGGCGACCGTGAGTACGGGTGCGCGCCTCCACGTCGGATTTCAGAACCTTTCGCTCGCACGGAGCCGTCTCTACGGCGGCATCGGGATCGCCCTCGAGGAACCGAGGGTGTCGGTCATCGCCCGCTCCGCGGACACCGTCATCGCCGACGATCCGCTCGCCGGGTCCTACGCGACGCGAGCGTGCGACGTACTCGACGTTCCGGGCGTCGAACTCGGACTCGAGGAGGAACTTCCGCGACACGTCGGTCTCGGAAGCGGCACGCAACTCGCGCTGTCGACGCTCGCCGCGACGGCACGCGCACACGACCTCGAGGTGAGCCTGCGGGAACTCGCGCCGGAGATGGGTCGTGGCGGTCGAAGCGGCGTCGGTGTGGCGACGTTCGAAGGCGGCGGATTCGTCGTCGACGCCGGCCACCCGACGACCCGGTTTACGACCGAGCCACCGATCGAGGGTGACTGGACGGTCCCTCCGGTCGTCGCCCGCCACGACCTGCCCTCGGAGTGGCGCTTTCTGGTCGTCGTTCCGAACGGCGACCCCGGTCGGAGCGGCGAGGACGAAGACGAGAGCCTCCGTGCGGTAATCGAGCGCGCCGATCCGGCCGTGGCCGACGAGATCGCTGGCGTTATCACCCGAAAGCTCCTGCCGGCAGCGACGGAGGGACGCCTCGAGGCGTTCGGGGAGGCCATCGCTGAAATCGGCCGCAAGAACGGAAGCTGGTACACCGACGCGCAGGGCGGGGTCTTCAGGCCGCCCGCAGGTGCCCTCGTGGAGGCGCTCGAGCGCTGTCACGTCCTCTCGGGTGTCGGCCAGTCCTCCTGGGGTCCCGTCGTCTACGGGCTGACCGATCGGGCCCACGCTGAGGAGGCAGTCGCCGCCGCCGAGAACGCACTCGAGCGGTGTGGTCTCGAGGGACGGATCGTTCTCTCGGCCGCGACGTCGACGGGAGCCCGGATCCGAACCGACGATCCCGAGTGA
- a CDS encoding J domain-containing protein: MTADFYDLLEIPPDASPDEIKDAYREKVRVYHPDVNDDDRARAQFTAVKKAHDILGDPTERKAYDRLGHREYVAKRTSGIPSPDVWTNTSETSTESGERRESTTRTRPGRSSSETAEDESTAGTGSTTSDPRSSRSRRSSTAASTRGAVGSDHEATATRTEDVTTSATGTRTTSTGTSATSASGRATASSAGADSTTAATEDHGVSSTDGGTAHGHRRSQHSRRSDARRTGRIDGLVRWWRRRNVALPAIWLAVLVYVAGLGHAVSENEAAVDTLRAELAAVGGDVEGVLSVLSSGRYGLDSSIGFVSSVELVPPFLESVPSTAVLAGIVGVAFAVVLFARLRWREDTWGPITIDETILIALAVTVPTSMVGGPLLSGAVLMPFLFGVVVYHTRRGPGWQPSYLYVLPVLAPALGFAAGLIGEVSLVFDLVAFVLLPMIGALGLPLRATIRKHMGR, translated from the coding sequence ATGACAGCAGATTTCTACGATCTTCTCGAGATCCCTCCCGACGCATCCCCGGACGAGATCAAGGATGCCTATCGCGAGAAGGTCCGCGTGTATCACCCGGACGTCAACGACGACGACCGGGCCCGAGCGCAGTTTACCGCCGTCAAAAAGGCTCACGATATCCTCGGAGACCCGACCGAACGAAAGGCGTACGACCGACTGGGACACCGCGAGTACGTCGCAAAGCGAACCAGTGGAATCCCGTCTCCCGACGTCTGGACGAACACGAGCGAGACGTCGACTGAGAGTGGCGAGCGAAGGGAGTCGACGACACGAACCCGGCCGGGTCGATCCTCGAGCGAGACAGCAGAGGACGAATCGACAGCCGGGACGGGATCGACGACTTCCGACCCGCGATCATCGAGATCGAGGCGCTCTTCGACGGCGGCTTCGACGCGAGGAGCCGTCGGAAGCGACCACGAGGCGACGGCCACGAGGACGGAAGACGTGACGACGAGCGCGACGGGGACTCGAACGACGTCGACCGGTACCAGTGCGACGTCGGCCAGCGGACGCGCGACGGCATCATCCGCCGGAGCCGACTCGACCACGGCCGCCACCGAGGACCACGGTGTCAGCTCCACCGACGGTGGAACCGCTCACGGACACCGTCGTTCCCAGCACTCCCGGCGCTCGGACGCGAGACGAACGGGACGGATCGATGGTCTCGTTCGCTGGTGGCGCCGTCGAAACGTCGCACTACCGGCGATCTGGCTGGCGGTGCTCGTCTACGTCGCCGGGCTCGGTCACGCCGTCTCCGAGAACGAGGCCGCAGTCGACACGCTCCGCGCTGAACTGGCCGCTGTGGGTGGTGACGTCGAGGGTGTTTTGAGCGTTCTCTCGAGCGGCCGGTACGGGCTCGACAGTTCGATCGGTTTCGTCTCGAGCGTCGAACTCGTCCCCCCGTTTCTCGAGTCGGTGCCCTCGACCGCCGTACTCGCCGGGATCGTCGGTGTTGCGTTCGCGGTCGTTCTCTTTGCCCGACTGAGATGGCGAGAGGACACCTGGGGACCGATCACGATCGACGAGACGATCCTGATCGCGCTTGCGGTGACGGTCCCGACGAGCATGGTCGGCGGTCCACTGCTTTCCGGTGCGGTTCTCATGCCGTTTCTGTTCGGCGTCGTCGTCTACCATACGAGGCGCGGTCCCGGTTGGCAGCCGTCGTATCTGTACGTCCTCCCGGTACTCGCCCCTGCCCTCGGATTCGCAGCCGGACTGATCGGCGAGGTATCGCTGGTGTTCGATCTCGTCGCGTTCGTACTGCTGCCGATGATCGGTGCGCTCGGGCTACCGCTTCGTGCGACGATCAGGAAACACATGGGCCGGTGA